The following are encoded together in the Malaya genurostris strain Urasoe2022 chromosome 3, Malgen_1.1, whole genome shotgun sequence genome:
- the LOC131439127 gene encoding adult-specific cuticular protein ACP-20-like: protein MFRLTIAVVALVGAALAYEHHGFISEVKHIPYKYIGGGGSGGGDIGGGFGGSQGGFEEGIGLGGGLQGGSSGGGGEDYYSYPKYKYEYGVKDYKTGDHKSQWEMRDGDVVKGEYTLDEADGTKRIVEYYADGKNGFEAKVKNIGHASGGGQEEGGLGGGYHGYGYSYSKLKKFN from the exons ATGTTTCGCTTAACTATCGCTGTTGTGGCCCTTGTGGGTGCTGCCCTGGCATACGAGCATCATGGTTTTATCAGTGAGGTCAAACATATTCCATACAAGTATATCGGAGGAGGAGGTAGCGGTGGCGGCGATATCGGTGGAGGATTTGGCGGTTCGCAG GGCGGATTTGAAGAGGGCATCGGTTTGGGCGGAGGATTGCAGGGTGGCTCCTCCGGAGGGGGCGGTGAGGATTACTATTCCTATCCAAAGTACAAATACGAGTACGGAGTGAAGGATTACAAAACCGGAGACCACAAGAGCCAATGGGAAATGCGCGACGGTGACGTCGTCAAGGGGGAGTACACCCTGGATGAAGCCGACGGAACGAAGCGCATTGTCGAGTACTACGCCGACGGTAAGAACGGATTCGAAGCCAAGGTGAAGAACATCGGTCATGCCAGCGGCGGTGGACAGGAAGAGGGCGGACTGGGAGGCGGTTATCATGGCTATGGCTACAGTTACAGCAAACTGAAGAAATTCAATTAA